In the genome of Schistocerca piceifrons isolate TAMUIC-IGC-003096 chromosome X, iqSchPice1.1, whole genome shotgun sequence, one region contains:
- the LOC124721282 gene encoding myosin heavy chain, muscle isoform X12: MPGMPKKTEGEDPDPTPYLFVSLEQKRIDQTKPYDAKKACWVPDEKEGYVLGEIKATKGDLVTVTLPGGEEKNFKKEQVSQVNPPKYEKCEDMSNLTYLNDASVLHNLKQRYYHKLIYTYSGLFCVAINPYKRFPVYTNRCAKLYRGKRRNEVPPHIFAISDGAYVNMLTNRENQSMLITGESGAGKTENTKKVISYFATVGASSKKDEQQSSKKGTLEDQVVQTNPVLEAFGNAKTVRNDNSSRFGKFIRIHFGPSGKLAGADIETYLLEKARVISQQPLERSYHIFYQMMSGAVPGLKEICLLSNDINDYHFVSQGKTSIPGVDDGEEMQITDEAFDVLGFTQEEKNDVYKITAAVMHMGGMKFKQRGREEQAEADGTVEGERVAKLLMTSAEDLYKNLLKPRIKVGNEFVTQGRNKDQVAYSVGAMSKAMFDRLFKWLVKKCNETLDTKQKRQHFIGVLDIAGFEIFDYNGFEQLCINFTNEKLQQFFNHHMFVLEQEEYKAEGINWAFIDFGMDLLACIELIEKPMGILSILEEESMFPKATDKTFEEKLMNNHLGKSPNFMKPKPPKPGQPAAHFAIAHYAGTVSYNITGWLEKNKDPLNDTVVDQFKKSANKLLVEIFADHPGQSGGAEAAGGGKGGRGKKGGGFATVSSSYKEQLNNLMTTLRSTQPHFVRCIIPNELKQPGLIDSHLVMHQLTCNGVLEGIRICRKGFPNRMVYPDFKLRYKILCAHLVKEPMAAEKATQVILDHVNMDAEQYRMGKTKVFFRAGILGQMEELRDERLGKIISWMQAWIRGYLARKEYKKLQEQRVALQVVQRNLRKYLQLRTWPWWKLWQKVKPLLNVTRIEDEIKKLEEKAQKAQEAFEREEKARKEVESLNAKLLEEKTALLAQLEGEKGSLGEVQERANKLQAQKADLESQLRDTQDRLQQEEDARNQLFQSKKKLEQEISGLKKDVEDLELAVQKSEQDKATKDHQIRNLNDEIAHQDELINKLNKEKKNQGDINQKTAEELQAAEDKVNHLNKVKAKLEQTLDELEDSLEREKKLRGDVEKAKRKVEGDLKLTQEAVADLERNKKELEQTIQRKDKEISSLAAKLEDEQSLVSKLQKQIKELQARIEELEEEVEAERQARAKAEKQRADLARELEELGERLEEAGGATSAQIELNKKREAELSKLRRDLEEANIQHEGTLANLRKKHNDAVAEMGEQIDQLNKLKAKAEKDKAQFASELNDLRAGVDHLSNEKAAAEKVAKQLQHQLNEVQGKLDESNRTLNDFDAAKKKLSIENSDLLRQLEEAESQVSQLSKLKISLTTQLEDTKRLADEESRERATLLGKFRNLEHDLDNVREQLEEEAEAKADIQRQLSKANAEAQLWRSKYESEGVARAEELEEAKRKLQARLAEAEETIESLNQKVVALEKTKQRLSTEVEDLQLEVDRATALANAAEKKQKAFDKIIGEWKLKVDDLAAELDASQKECRNYSTELFRLKGAYEEGQEQLEAVRRENKNLADEVKDLLDQIGEGGRNIHEIEKARKRLEAEKDELQAALEEAEAALEQEENKVLRSQLELSQVRQEIDRRIQEKEEEFENTRKNHQRALDSMQASLEAEAKGKAEALRMKKKLEADINELEIALDHANKANAEAQKNIKRYQQQLKDIQTALEEEQRARDDARELLGISERRANALQNELEESRTLLEQADRGRRQAEQELSDAHEQLNELSAQNTSISAAKRKLESELQTLHSDLDELLNEAKNSEEKAKKAMVDAARLADELRAEQDHAQTQEKLRKALEQQIKELQVRLDEAEANALKGGKKAIQKLEQRVRELENELDGEQRRHADAQKNLRKSERRIKELSFQAEEDRKNHERMQDLVDKLQQKIKTYKRQIEEAEEIAALNLAKFRKAQQELEEAEERADLAEQAIAKYRAKGRGGSAARALSPPPHRPAIRPQLDGNAFPPRFDLHPEGEF, encoded by the exons ACCGTGAAAACCAGTCTATGTTGATCAC AGGAGAGTCTGGAGCAGGAAAAACTGAAAACACGAAGAAAGTAATTTCGTACTTCGCCACCGTCGGTGCCAGCTCGAAGAAAGATGAACAGCAGTCTTCGAAGAAG GGCACTCTGGAGGACCAGGTCGTGCAAACTAACCCGGTACTTGAGGCGTTCGGTAACGCCAAGACCGTGCGAAATGACAACTCCTCGCGATTC GGTAAATTCATCAGAATTCACTTCGGTCCTTCTGGAAAACTGGCTGGAGCTGATATTGAAACAT ATCTGCTGGAGAAGGCCCGTGTCATCTCACAGCAGCCCTTGGAGCGTTCATACCACATCTTCTATCAGATGATGTCCGGCGCTGTCCCTGGCCTGAAGG AAATCTGTCTCCTTTCCAACGACATCAATGACTATCACTTCGTCTCACAAGGAAAGACCTCTATTCCCGGTGTAGATGATGGAGAGGAAATGCAGATTACCGAT GAAGCCTTCGATGTGCTGGGTTTCACCCAAGAGGAGAAGAACGACGTGTACAAGATCACAGCTGCCGTCATGCACATGGGTGGCATGAAATTCAAGCAGCGCGGCCGAGAAGAGCAGGCTGAGGCCGACGGCACAGTT GAAGGTGAGCGCGTCGCCAAGTTGCTGATGACCAGCGCTGAGGACTTGTACAAGAACTTGCTGAAACCAAGGATCAAGGTCGGAAACGAGTTCGTCACCCAGGGTAGGAACAAGGACCAG GTCGCCTACTCCGTAGGTGCCATGTCCAAGGCCATGTTCGACAGGCTGTTCAAGTGGCTTGTGAAGAAGTGTAACGAGACACTGGACACTAAGCAGAAGAGGCAGCACTTCATTGGTGTACTGGATATTGCCGGTTTCGAGATTTTCGAC TACAACGGCTTCGAGCAACTGTGTATAAACTTCACCAACGAGAAACTGCAACAGTTTTTCAACCACCACATGTTTGTGCTGGAGCAGGAAGAGTACAAGGCTGAAGGAATCAACTGGGCGTTCATTGACTTTGGCATGGACTTGCTAGCTTGCATAGAGCTTATAGAGAAG CCTATGGGTATCCTGTCAATCCTGGAGGAAGAGTCTATGTTCCCCAAGGCGACAGACAAGACCTTTGAGGAGAAGCTGATGAACAACCACTTGGGCAAGTCTCCCAACTTCATGAAGCCGAAGCCGCCAAAGCCCGGTCAGCCCGCTGCCCACTTTGCCATTGCTCACTACGCCGGAACG GTGTCCTACAACATCACAGGGTGGCTTGAGAAGAACAAGGACCCCCTGAACGACACCGTCGTCGACCAGTTCAAGAAATCCGCTAACAAGCTGCTGGTAGAGATTTTCGCCGACCATCCTGGACAGTCTGGCGGTGCTGAAGCCGCTGGTGGTGGCAAGG GTGGACGTGGAAAGAAGGGTGGTGGTTTCGCCACCGTGTCTTCGTCCTACAAG GAGCAACTGAACAACTTGATGACCACCCTGAGGAGCACGCAGCCTCACTTCGTGCGTTGTATCATCCCCAACGAGTTGAAGCAGCCAG GTCTGATTGACTCTCACCTGGTAATGCACCAGCTCACCTGTAACGGTGTACTTGAGGGTATCCGTATTTGCCGAAAGGGATTCCCCAACAGGATGGTCTATCCTGACTTCAAGCTCCG ATACAAAATCCTCTGCGCACATCTTGTCAAAGAGCCAATGGCAGCCGAGAAGGCGACGCAAGTCATCCTGGACCACGTGAATATGGACGCTGAGCAGTATCGAATGGGTAAAACAAAG GTGTTCTTCAGAGCTGGAATCCTGGGTCAGATGGAAGAGTTGCGAGACGAGCGTCTTGGCAAGATCATCAGTTGGATGCAGGCCTGGATCAGAGGTTACCTGGCAAGGAAGGAGTACAAGAAGCTCCAGGAACAGAG aGTGGCCCTCCAAGTGGTACAGCGCAACCTGCGCAAGTACCTGCAGCTCCGCACCTGGCCATGGTGGAAGTTGTGGCAGAAGGTCAAGCCTCTGCTCAACGTCACGCGCATAGAGGATGAGATTAAG AAACTCGAGGAGAAAGCACAGAAGGCACAGGAGGCCTTCGAGCGGGAAGAGAAGGCGCGCAAGGAAGTTGAGTCCCTCAACGCCAAGCTGCTGGAGGAGAAGACGGCGCTACTCGCCCAGCTGGAAGGAGAGAAGGGCTCTCTGGGTGAGGTCCAGGAGCGCGCCAACAAGCTGCAGGCCCAGAAGGCGGACCTCGAGTCTCAGCTCAGG GACACACAAGACCGTCTCCAGCAGGAGGAAGATGCACGCAACCAGCTCTTCCAGTCCAAGAAGAAGCTCGAGCAGGAGATCTCTGGCCTCAAGAAGGATGTCGAGGACCTCGAACTCGCCGTCCAAAAG TCTGAGCAAGACAAGGCCACCAAGGACCACCAGATCCGCAACCTCAACGACGAGATCGCCCACCAGGACGAGCtgatcaacaagctgaacaaggagAAGAAGAACCAGGGCGACATCAACCAGAAGACTGCTGAGGAGTTGCAG GCTGCTGAAGACAAGGTGAACCACTTGAACAAGGTGAAGGCCAAGCTCGAGCAGACGCTGGACGAACTGGAGGACTCTCTGGAGCGTGAGAAGAAACTTCG TGGCGACGTTGAGAAGGCCAAGCGAAAGGTTGAGGGTGACCTGAAGCTGACCCAGGAAGCCGTGGCCGACCTCGAGCGTAACAAGAAGGAACTCGAGCAGACCATCCAGCGCAAGGACAAGGAGATCTCGTCGTTGGCTGCTAAGCTCGAAGATGAACAGTCTCTCGTGTCCAAACTGCAGAAACAGATCAAGGAACTGCAG GCCCGCATCGAGGAGCTCGAGGAAGAAGTCGAAGCTGAACGCCAAGCGAGAGCTAAG GCTGAGAAGCAGCGCGCCGACCTGGCCCGAGAACTGGAGGAGCTGGGAGAACGCCTCGAGGAAGCCGGCGGTGCCACCTCCGCGCAGATCGAGCTCAACAAGAAGCGCGAAGCCGAGCTGAGCAAGCTGCGCCGCGACCTGGAGGAGGCCAACATCCAGCACGAGGGCACGCTCGCCAACCTGCGCAAGAAGCACAACGACGCCGTCGCCGAGATGGGAGAGCAGATCGACCAGCTCAACAAGCTCAAGGCCAA AGCCGAAAAGGACAAAGCTCAGTTCGCCTCAGAGCTGAACGACCTACGAGCGGGAGTCGACCACTTGTCCAACGAGAAG GCCGCCGCAGAGAAGGTTGCCAAGCAACTGCAGCACCAGCTCAACGAAGTCCAGGGCAAGCTGGACGAATCCAACCGCACGCTCAACGACTTCGATGCCGCCAAGAAGAAGCTGTCCATCGAGAACTCCGACCTCCTGCGACAGTTGGAGGAAGCCGAGTCGCAGGTGTCGCAGCTGAGCAAGCTGAAGatctcgctcaccacgcagctcgAGGACACCAAGCGTCTGGCGGACGAGGAATCTAGG GAGCGCGCTACACTGCTGGGCAAGTTCCGCAACCTGGAGCACGACCTGGACAACGTACGCGAGCAGCTGGAAGAGGAAGCCGAAGCCAAGGCTGACATCCAGAGGCAGCTGTCCAAGGCCAACGCCGAGGCACAACTGTGGCGCTCCAAGTACGAGTCCGAAGGTGTGGCTCGCGCCGAAGAGCTCGAGGAAGCCAA GCGTAAGCTGCAGGCCCGTCTTGCTGAGGCCGAGGAGACCATCGAGTCACTGAACCAGAAGGTCGTCGCTCTCGAGAAGACCAAGCAGCGTCTGTCCACTGAGGTCGAAGACCTGCAACTGGAGGTCGACCGCGCTACTGCCCTGGCCAACGCCGCCGAGAAGAAGCAGAAGGCCTTCGACAAGATCATTGGCGAATGGAAGCTCAAGGTCGATGACTTGGCTGCCGAGCTGGACGCCAGCCAGAAGGAATGCCGCAACTACTCGACCGAACTCTTCCGTCTCAAGGGAGCGTACGAGGAGGGCCAGGAGCAGCTGGAGGCAGTGCGTCGCGAGAACAAGAACTTGGCCG ACGAGGTGAAAGATCTGCTGGACCAGATCGGCGAGGGTGGCCGCAACATTCACGAGATCGAGAAGGCAAGGAAGCGACTGGAGGCCGAGAAGGACGAGCTGCAGGCAGCTCTGGAGGAGGCCGAAGCCGCCCTGGAGCAGGAGGAGAACAAGGTGCTGCGCTCGCAGCTGGAACTGTCGCAGGTGCGCCAAGAGATCGACCGCCGCATCCAGGAGAAGGAGGAAGAATTCGAGAACACAAG GAAGAACCACCAGCGTGCTCTCGACTCCATGCAAGCCAGCTTGGAGGCTGAAGCAAAGGGCAAGGCTGAAGCTCTGCGTATGAAGAAGAAGCTCGAGGCCGACATCAATGAGCTGGAGATTGCTCTGGACCACGCCAACAAG GCCAACGCTGAGGCGCAGAAGAACATCAAGAGATACCAGCAGCAGCTGAAGGACATCCAGACCGCCCTGGAGGAGGAGCAGCGAGCCCGCGACGACGCCAGGGAGCTGCTGGGCATCTCTGAGAGGCGCGCCAATGCGCTGCAGAACGAGCTGGAAGAGTCACGCACTCTGCTGGAGCAGGCCGACCGCGGCCGCCGACAGGCCGAACAGGAGCTCAGCGACGCGCACGAGCAGCTCAACGAGCTGTCCGCGCAGAACACCTCCATCTCCGCCGCCAAGCGCAAGCTCGAGTCCGAGCTGCAGACCCTGCAC TCTGACCTGGACGAGCTGCTGAACGAGGCCAAGAACTCCGAGGAGAAGGCGAAGAAGGCGATGGTGGACGCAGCGCGATTGGCTGACGAGCTCCGTGCCGAACAGGACCACGCGCAGACGCAGGAGAAGCTGAGGAAAGCCCTCGAGCAGCAGATCAAGGAACTCCAG GTACGATTGGACGAAGCCGAGGCGAACGCTCTCAAGGGTGGCAAGAAGGCAATCCAGAAACTGGAACAGCGCGTACGGGAACTGGAGAACGAACTGGACGGCGAACAGAGGAGGCACGCGGACGCACAGAAGAACCTGCGCAAGAGCGAGCGCCGCATCAAGGAGCTCAGCTTCCAGGCAGAGGAGGACCGCAAGAACCACGAGCGCATGCAGGACCTGGTCGACAAGCTGCAGCAGAAGATCAAGACCTACAAGAGGCAGATAGAAGAAGCC GAGGAGATTGCAGCCCTGAACTTGGCCAAGTTCCGCAAGGCACAGCAGGAACTGGAGGAAGCGGAAGAGCGCGCAGACTTGGCTGAGCAGGCCATCGCTAAGTACCGTGCCAAGGGCCGCGGGGGTTCCGCCGCTCGTGCACTCAGCCCACCC CCACACCGGCCCGCCATCAGGCCGCAACTGGATGGCAACGCCTTCCCACCACGATTCGACCTCCATCCTGAAGGCGAATTCTAA
- the LOC124721282 gene encoding myosin heavy chain, muscle isoform X10 — protein MPGMPKKTEGEDPDPTPYLFVSLEQKRIDQTKPYDAKKACWVPDEKEGYVLGEIKATKGDLVTVTLPGGEEKNFKKEQVSQVNPPKYEKCEDMSNLTYLNDASVLHNLKQRYYHKLIYTYSGLFCVAINPYKRFPVYTNRCAKLYRGKRRNEVPPHIFAISDGAYVNMLTNRENQSMLITGESGAGKTENTKKVISYFATVGASSKKDEQQSSKKGTLEDQVVQTNPVLEAFGNAKTVRNDNSSRFGKFIRIHFGPSGKLAGADIETYLLEKARVISQQPLERSYHIFYQMMSGAVPGLKEICLLSNDINDYHFVSQGKTSIPGVDDGEEMQITDEAFDVLGFTQEEKNDVYKITAAVMHMGGMKFKQRGREEQAEADGTVEGERVAKLLMTSAEDLYKNLLKPRIKVGNEFVTQGRNKDQVAYSVGAMSKAMFDRLFKWLVKKCNETLDTKQKRQHFIGVLDIAGFEIFDFNGFEQLCINFTNEKLQQFFNHHMFVLEQEEYKTEGIVWTFIDFGMDLQACIELIEKPMGILSILEEESMFPKATDKTFEEKLMNNHLGKSPNFMKPKPPKPGQPAAHFAIAHYAGTVSYNITGWLEKNKDPLNDTVVDQFKKSANKLLVEIFADHPGQSGGAEAAGGGKGGRGKKGGGFATVSSSYKEQLNNLMTTLRSTQPHFVRCIIPNELKQPGLIDSHLVMHQLTCNGVLEGIRICRKGFPNRMVYPDFKLRYKILAPQAVDALKGDDPKKMAQTILDAVNLDTESYRLGHTKVFFRAGILGQMEELRDERLGKIISWMQAWIRGYLARKEYKKLQEQRVALQVVQRNLRKYLQLRTWPWWKLWQKVKPLLNVTRIEDEIKKLEEKAQKAQEAFEREEKARKEVESLNAKLLEEKTALLAQLEGEKGSLGEVQERANKLQAQKADLESQLRDTQDRLQQEEDARNQLFQSKKKLEQEISGLKKDVEDLELAVQKSEQDKATKDHQIRNLNDEIAHQDELINKLNKEKKNQGDINQKTAEELQAAEDKVNHLNKVKAKLEQTLDELEDSLEREKKLRGDVEKAKRKVEGDLKLTQEAVADLERNKKELEQTIQRKDKEISSLAAKLEDEQSLVSKLQKQIKELQARIEELEEEVEAERQARAKAEKQRADLARELEELGERLEEAGGATSAQIELNKKREAELSKLRRDLEEANIQHEGTLANLRKKHNDAVAEMGEQIDQLNKLKAKAEKDKAQFASELNDLRAGVDHLSNEKAAAEKVAKQLQHQLNEVQGKLDESNRTLNDFDAAKKKLSIENSDLLRQLEEAESQVSQLSKLKISLTTQLEDTKRLADEESRERATLLGKFRNLEHDLDNVREQLEEEAEAKADIQRQLSKANAEAQLWRSKYESEGVARAEELEEAKRKLQARLAEAEETIESLNQKVVALEKTKQRLSTEVEDLQLEVDRATALANAAEKKQKAFDKIIGEWKLKVDDLAAELDASQKECRNYSTELFRLKGAYEEGQEQLEAVRRENKNLADEVKDLLDQIGEGGRNIHEIEKARKRLEAEKDELQAALEEAEAALEQEENKVLRSQLELSQVRQEIDRRIQEKEEEFENTRKNHQRALDSMQASLEAEAKGKAEALRMKKKLEADINELEIALDHANKANAEAQKNIKRYQQQLKDIQTALEEEQRARDDARELLGISERRANALQNELEESRTLLEQADRGRRQAEQELSDAHEQLNELSAQNTSISAAKRKLESELQTLHSDLDELLNEAKNSEEKAKKAMVDAARLADELRAEQDHAQTQEKLRKALEQQIKELQVRLDEAEANALKGGKKAIQKLEQRVRELENELDGEQRRHADAQKNLRKSERRIKELSFQAEEDRKNHERMQDLVDKLQQKIKTYKRQIEEAEEIAALNLAKFRKAQQELEEAEERADLAEQAIAKYRAKGRGGSAARALSPPPHRPAIRPQLDGNAFPPRFDLHPEGEF, from the exons ACCGTGAAAACCAGTCTATGTTGATCAC AGGAGAGTCTGGAGCAGGAAAAACTGAAAACACGAAGAAAGTAATTTCGTACTTCGCCACCGTCGGTGCCAGCTCGAAGAAAGATGAACAGCAGTCTTCGAAGAAG GGCACTCTGGAGGACCAGGTCGTGCAAACTAACCCGGTACTTGAGGCGTTCGGTAACGCCAAGACCGTGCGAAATGACAACTCCTCGCGATTC GGTAAATTCATCAGAATTCACTTCGGTCCTTCTGGAAAACTGGCTGGAGCTGATATTGAAACAT ATCTGCTGGAGAAGGCCCGTGTCATCTCACAGCAGCCCTTGGAGCGTTCATACCACATCTTCTATCAGATGATGTCCGGCGCTGTCCCTGGCCTGAAGG AAATCTGTCTCCTTTCCAACGACATCAATGACTATCACTTCGTCTCACAAGGAAAGACCTCTATTCCCGGTGTAGATGATGGAGAGGAAATGCAGATTACCGAT GAAGCCTTCGATGTGCTGGGTTTCACCCAAGAGGAGAAGAACGACGTGTACAAGATCACAGCTGCCGTCATGCACATGGGTGGCATGAAATTCAAGCAGCGCGGCCGAGAAGAGCAGGCTGAGGCCGACGGCACAGTT GAAGGTGAGCGCGTCGCCAAGTTGCTGATGACCAGCGCTGAGGACTTGTACAAGAACTTGCTGAAACCAAGGATCAAGGTCGGAAACGAGTTCGTCACCCAGGGTAGGAACAAGGACCAG GTCGCCTACTCCGTAGGTGCCATGTCCAAGGCCATGTTCGACAGGCTGTTCAAGTGGCTTGTGAAGAAGTGTAACGAGACACTGGACACTAAGCAGAAGAGGCAGCACTTCATTGGTGTACTGGATATTGCCGGTTTCGAGATTTTCGAC TTTAACGGCTTCGAGCAACTCTGCATCAACTTTACCAACGAGAAGCTGCAGCAGTTCTTCAACCACCACATGTTTGTACTGGAGCAGGAAGAATACAAGACTGAGGGAATCGTCTGGACTTTCATTGACTTTGGCATGGACCTGCAAGCTTGCATTGAACTTATTGAGAAG CCTATGGGTATCCTGTCAATCCTGGAGGAAGAGTCTATGTTCCCCAAGGCGACAGACAAGACCTTTGAGGAGAAGCTGATGAACAACCACTTGGGCAAGTCTCCCAACTTCATGAAGCCGAAGCCGCCAAAGCCCGGTCAGCCCGCTGCCCACTTTGCCATTGCTCACTACGCCGGAACG GTGTCCTACAACATCACAGGGTGGCTTGAGAAGAACAAGGACCCCCTGAACGACACCGTCGTCGACCAGTTCAAGAAATCCGCTAACAAGCTGCTGGTAGAGATTTTCGCCGACCATCCTGGACAGTCTGGCGGTGCTGAAGCCGCTGGTGGTGGCAAGG GTGGACGTGGAAAGAAGGGTGGTGGTTTCGCCACCGTGTCTTCGTCCTACAAG GAGCAACTGAACAACTTGATGACCACCCTGAGGAGCACGCAGCCTCACTTCGTGCGTTGTATCATCCCCAACGAGTTGAAGCAGCCAG GTCTGATTGACTCTCACCTGGTAATGCACCAGCTCACCTGTAACGGTGTACTTGAGGGTATCCGTATTTGCCGAAAGGGATTCCCCAACAGGATGGTCTATCCTGACTTCAAGCTCCG ATACAAGATTCTAGCTCCCCAAGCCGTGGATGCTCTTAAAGGAGACGACCCAAAGAAGATGGCCCAGACAATTCTGGATGCTGTGAACCTTGACACCGAGTCTTACCGTTTGGGTCACACCAAG GTGTTCTTCAGAGCTGGAATCCTGGGTCAGATGGAAGAGTTGCGAGACGAGCGTCTTGGCAAGATCATCAGTTGGATGCAGGCCTGGATCAGAGGTTACCTGGCAAGGAAGGAGTACAAGAAGCTCCAGGAACAGAG aGTGGCCCTCCAAGTGGTACAGCGCAACCTGCGCAAGTACCTGCAGCTCCGCACCTGGCCATGGTGGAAGTTGTGGCAGAAGGTCAAGCCTCTGCTCAACGTCACGCGCATAGAGGATGAGATTAAG AAACTCGAGGAGAAAGCACAGAAGGCACAGGAGGCCTTCGAGCGGGAAGAGAAGGCGCGCAAGGAAGTTGAGTCCCTCAACGCCAAGCTGCTGGAGGAGAAGACGGCGCTACTCGCCCAGCTGGAAGGAGAGAAGGGCTCTCTGGGTGAGGTCCAGGAGCGCGCCAACAAGCTGCAGGCCCAGAAGGCGGACCTCGAGTCTCAGCTCAGG GACACACAAGACCGTCTCCAGCAGGAGGAAGATGCACGCAACCAGCTCTTCCAGTCCAAGAAGAAGCTCGAGCAGGAGATCTCTGGCCTCAAGAAGGATGTCGAGGACCTCGAACTCGCCGTCCAAAAG TCTGAGCAAGACAAGGCCACCAAGGACCACCAGATCCGCAACCTCAACGACGAGATCGCCCACCAGGACGAGCtgatcaacaagctgaacaaggagAAGAAGAACCAGGGCGACATCAACCAGAAGACTGCTGAGGAGTTGCAG GCTGCTGAAGACAAGGTGAACCACTTGAACAAGGTGAAGGCCAAGCTCGAGCAGACGCTGGACGAACTGGAGGACTCTCTGGAGCGTGAGAAGAAACTTCG TGGCGACGTTGAGAAGGCCAAGCGAAAGGTTGAGGGTGACCTGAAGCTGACCCAGGAAGCCGTGGCCGACCTCGAGCGTAACAAGAAGGAACTCGAGCAGACCATCCAGCGCAAGGACAAGGAGATCTCGTCGTTGGCTGCTAAGCTCGAAGATGAACAGTCTCTCGTGTCCAAACTGCAGAAACAGATCAAGGAACTGCAG GCCCGCATCGAGGAGCTCGAGGAAGAAGTCGAAGCTGAACGCCAAGCGAGAGCTAAG GCTGAGAAGCAGCGCGCCGACCTGGCCCGAGAACTGGAGGAGCTGGGAGAACGCCTCGAGGAAGCCGGCGGTGCCACCTCCGCGCAGATCGAGCTCAACAAGAAGCGCGAAGCCGAGCTGAGCAAGCTGCGCCGCGACCTGGAGGAGGCCAACATCCAGCACGAGGGCACGCTCGCCAACCTGCGCAAGAAGCACAACGACGCCGTCGCCGAGATGGGAGAGCAGATCGACCAGCTCAACAAGCTCAAGGCCAA AGCCGAAAAGGACAAAGCTCAGTTCGCCTCAGAGCTGAACGACCTACGAGCGGGAGTCGACCACTTGTCCAACGAGAAG GCCGCCGCAGAGAAGGTTGCCAAGCAACTGCAGCACCAGCTCAACGAAGTCCAGGGCAAGCTGGACGAATCCAACCGCACGCTCAACGACTTCGATGCCGCCAAGAAGAAGCTGTCCATCGAGAACTCCGACCTCCTGCGACAGTTGGAGGAAGCCGAGTCGCAGGTGTCGCAGCTGAGCAAGCTGAAGatctcgctcaccacgcagctcgAGGACACCAAGCGTCTGGCGGACGAGGAATCTAGG GAGCGCGCTACACTGCTGGGCAAGTTCCGCAACCTGGAGCACGACCTGGACAACGTACGCGAGCAGCTGGAAGAGGAAGCCGAAGCCAAGGCTGACATCCAGAGGCAGCTGTCCAAGGCCAACGCCGAGGCACAACTGTGGCGCTCCAAGTACGAGTCCGAAGGTGTGGCTCGCGCCGAAGAGCTCGAGGAAGCCAA GCGTAAGCTGCAGGCCCGTCTTGCTGAGGCCGAGGAGACCATCGAGTCACTGAACCAGAAGGTCGTCGCTCTCGAGAAGACCAAGCAGCGTCTGTCCACTGAGGTCGAAGACCTGCAACTGGAGGTCGACCGCGCTACTGCCCTGGCCAACGCCGCCGAGAAGAAGCAGAAGGCCTTCGACAAGATCATTGGCGAATGGAAGCTCAAGGTCGATGACTTGGCTGCCGAGCTGGACGCCAGCCAGAAGGAATGCCGCAACTACTCGACCGAACTCTTCCGTCTCAAGGGAGCGTACGAGGAGGGCCAGGAGCAGCTGGAGGCAGTGCGTCGCGAGAACAAGAACTTGGCCG ACGAGGTGAAAGATCTGCTGGACCAGATCGGCGAGGGTGGCCGCAACATTCACGAGATCGAGAAGGCAAGGAAGCGACTGGAGGCCGAGAAGGACGAGCTGCAGGCAGCTCTGGAGGAGGCCGAAGCCGCCCTGGAGCAGGAGGAGAACAAGGTGCTGCGCTCGCAGCTGGAACTGTCGCAGGTGCGCCAAGAGATCGACCGCCGCATCCAGGAGAAGGAGGAAGAATTCGAGAACACAAG GAAGAACCACCAGCGTGCTCTCGACTCCATGCAAGCCAGCTTGGAGGCTGAAGCAAAGGGCAAGGCTGAAGCTCTGCGTATGAAGAAGAAGCTCGAGGCCGACATCAATGAGCTGGAGATTGCTCTGGACCACGCCAACAAG GCCAACGCTGAGGCGCAGAAGAACATCAAGAGATACCAGCAGCAGCTGAAGGACATCCAGACCGCCCTGGAGGAGGAGCAGCGAGCCCGCGACGACGCCAGGGAGCTGCTGGGCATCTCTGAGAGGCGCGCCAATGCGCTGCAGAACGAGCTGGAAGAGTCACGCACTCTGCTGGAGCAGGCCGACCGCGGCCGCCGACAGGCCGAACAGGAGCTCAGCGACGCGCACGAGCAGCTCAACGAGCTGTCCGCGCAGAACACCTCCATCTCCGCCGCCAAGCGCAAGCTCGAGTCCGAGCTGCAGACCCTGCAC TCTGACCTGGACGAGCTGCTGAACGAGGCCAAGAACTCCGAGGAGAAGGCGAAGAAGGCGATGGTGGACGCAGCGCGATTGGCTGACGAGCTCCGTGCCGAACAGGACCACGCGCAGACGCAGGAGAAGCTGAGGAAAGCCCTCGAGCAGCAGATCAAGGAACTCCAG GTACGATTGGACGAAGCCGAGGCGAACGCTCTCAAGGGTGGCAAGAAGGCAATCCAGAAACTGGAACAGCGCGTACGGGAACTGGAGAACGAACTGGACGGCGAACAGAGGAGGCACGCGGACGCACAGAAGAACCTGCGCAAGAGCGAGCGCCGCATCAAGGAGCTCAGCTTCCAGGCAGAGGAGGACCGCAAGAACCACGAGCGCATGCAGGACCTGGTCGACAAGCTGCAGCAGAAGATCAAGACCTACAAGAGGCAGATAGAAGAAGCC GAGGAGATTGCAGCCCTGAACTTGGCCAAGTTCCGCAAGGCACAGCAGGAACTGGAGGAAGCGGAAGAGCGCGCAGACTTGGCTGAGCAGGCCATCGCTAAGTACCGTGCCAAGGGCCGCGGGGGTTCCGCCGCTCGTGCACTCAGCCCACCC CCACACCGGCCCGCCATCAGGCCGCAACTGGATGGCAACGCCTTCCCACCACGATTCGACCTCCATCCTGAAGGCGAATTCTAA